The following are encoded together in the Glycine max cultivar Williams 82 chromosome 8, Glycine_max_v4.0, whole genome shotgun sequence genome:
- the LOC100776619 gene encoding O-methyltransferase MdmC isoform X2, translating into MVMANSSINSVLHQGSMLPHEFPLASLQRPASFHSFSSTWAITNGALHVSPKRWNCSASSCCFRFRECRCRWKRIVRSCSTSEFVISNDENYSNKQVVSLTPRLYDYVLKNVREPEILRQLRQETASMRGSQMQVSPDQAQLLAMLVQILGAERCIEVGVYTGYSSLAIALVLPESGHLVACERDAKSLDVAKKYYQLAGVSHKVDVKLGLAMDSLESLILNGEAGSYDFAFIDAEKKMNEKYFELLLQLVRVGGLIVIDNVLWHGKVSDPLVNDPKTISIRNFNEKLMEDKRVPIGDGMTICRKR; encoded by the exons ATGGTTATGGCAAATAGTAGCATCAACTCGGTGCTTCATCAGGGGTCAATGTTGCCCCATGAATTTCCTTTAGCTTCTCTACAGAGACCTGCAAGCTTTCATTCGTTTTCTTCAACTTGGGCTATTACTAATGGAGCCCTTCATGTCTCACCAAAAAGGTGGAACTGCAGTGCTTCTTCTTGTTGCTTCCGTTTCAGGGAATGCAGATGCAGGTGGAAACGAATTGTCAGAAGCTGCTCCACCAGTGAGTTTGTTATTTCCAATGATGAAAACTATAGCAACAAGCAAGTTGTTAGTCTCACTCCCCGCCTTTATGACTATGTCCTAAAAAATGTTCGAGAACCAGAG ATTCTAAGGCAATTGCGACAGGAGACCGCCTCTATGCGTGGAAGTCAGATGCAG GTGTCCCCTGATCAGGCACAGCTGCTCGCAATGCTTGTGCAGATTCTTGGAGCAGAACGGTGTATTGAAGTTGGTGTTTATACT GGATACTCTTCACTAGCCATAGCATTAGTTCTGCCAGAATCAGGTCATTTAGTTGCCTGTGAAAGAGATGCCAAATCTCTTGATGTTGCCAAGAAGTATTATCAGCTAGCTGGTGTTTCACATAAG GTGGATGTAAAACTTGGACTTGCAATGGATTCCCTAGAATCTTTAATTCTGAATGGTGAAGCAGGAAG CTATGATTTTGCGTTTATTGATGCTGAGAAAAAAATGAACGAGAAATATTTTGAACTGCTACTACAGCTG GTGAGGGTTGGAGGTcttattgtaattgataatgTCCTTTGGCATGGAAAAGTCTCTGACCCGCTG GTAAATGACCCTAAAACTATCagcattagaaattttaatgaaaagttAATGGAAGACAAGCGT GTACCTATTGGAGATGGGATGACAATCTGTCGAAAAAGATGA
- the LOC100776619 gene encoding O-methyltransferase MdmC isoform X1 — MVMANSSINSVLHQGSMLPHEFPLASLQRPASFHSFSSTWAITNGALHVSPKRWNCSASSCCFRFRECRCRWKRIVRSCSTSEFVISNDENYSNKQVVSLTPRLYDYVLKNVREPEILRQLRQETASMRGSQMQVSPDQAQLLAMLVQILGAERCIEVGVYTGYSSLAIALVLPESGHLVACERDAKSLDVAKKYYQLAGVSHKVDVKLGLAMDSLESLILNGEAGSYDFAFIDAEKKMNEKYFELLLQLVRVGGLIVIDNVLWHGKVSDPLVNDPKTISIRNFNEKLMEDKRVSISMVPIGDGMTICRKR, encoded by the exons ATGGTTATGGCAAATAGTAGCATCAACTCGGTGCTTCATCAGGGGTCAATGTTGCCCCATGAATTTCCTTTAGCTTCTCTACAGAGACCTGCAAGCTTTCATTCGTTTTCTTCAACTTGGGCTATTACTAATGGAGCCCTTCATGTCTCACCAAAAAGGTGGAACTGCAGTGCTTCTTCTTGTTGCTTCCGTTTCAGGGAATGCAGATGCAGGTGGAAACGAATTGTCAGAAGCTGCTCCACCAGTGAGTTTGTTATTTCCAATGATGAAAACTATAGCAACAAGCAAGTTGTTAGTCTCACTCCCCGCCTTTATGACTATGTCCTAAAAAATGTTCGAGAACCAGAG ATTCTAAGGCAATTGCGACAGGAGACCGCCTCTATGCGTGGAAGTCAGATGCAG GTGTCCCCTGATCAGGCACAGCTGCTCGCAATGCTTGTGCAGATTCTTGGAGCAGAACGGTGTATTGAAGTTGGTGTTTATACT GGATACTCTTCACTAGCCATAGCATTAGTTCTGCCAGAATCAGGTCATTTAGTTGCCTGTGAAAGAGATGCCAAATCTCTTGATGTTGCCAAGAAGTATTATCAGCTAGCTGGTGTTTCACATAAG GTGGATGTAAAACTTGGACTTGCAATGGATTCCCTAGAATCTTTAATTCTGAATGGTGAAGCAGGAAG CTATGATTTTGCGTTTATTGATGCTGAGAAAAAAATGAACGAGAAATATTTTGAACTGCTACTACAGCTG GTGAGGGTTGGAGGTcttattgtaattgataatgTCCTTTGGCATGGAAAAGTCTCTGACCCGCTG GTAAATGACCCTAAAACTATCagcattagaaattttaatgaaaagttAATGGAAGACAAGCGTGTAAGCATCAGTATG GTACCTATTGGAGATGGGATGACAATCTGTCGAAAAAGATGA